In the Salvia miltiorrhiza cultivar Shanhuang (shh) chromosome 8, IMPLAD_Smil_shh, whole genome shotgun sequence genome, AGGAACGCGCGGCGGCAACGCCGATGTCGCCATGGCCGTCGTCGACCGCCACCGCTGTGTGCTCCAGTCGATCCGCCGCCTCAATGGCCGCCCTCGGCGGCCACCGCCGTGCTGCCTCCCGTGGCGGAGATGGAGGAGAATGTGAGGAGGTGGGAGGCGATATACATgaatgagagaaagagagaggcgttgatgaatgagagagagagaggagagatcagcgggtagagagagagaagagagagagagaaatgagagaatgaaataaaattagggtttgcccatttatatagaagggtaatttagtccatTCAACaaaaaagtgggtaaaattttaagttttaatttgagtgggtaaaatttatttttgttataagaaagtgggtactttaaTATATTAACACAATTAAATTTGCCAAAAATAaatctatattaaaaaaattaagtgcACGTATATTCATCTTAGATCTACTTAAATTTGCGAAAAATAAATCTACATTGAAAAAATTAAGTGTACGTATATTGAGATGAGATCTACTTAAAAAGACGTCGATGGGATTTGGATCAGAGGGTATgacaatagaaaaaaaaatggtttcaaagtaaataaaatgagaaatgcatatagaGGCATTACACAAAATAGAGGTGGAATAGTTTTGAGAGTGTTGATAAATGCAAAAGGCCATCTAAGTTACATTTGTCGAGATTATACACATTATAATGAGTATTATATTCCTTTCAAATTAGGATTAAAAATTCCAGCTATAGTCTTTCCATGGGCTTCGGTAGCATTGAAATGACTATATTACCCTCTGGCTTCATCTGATTCTCACGGAATCCAAAATGAACGGCCCAGATGTTTTGATTGCGCACCAAATTTGAAAAAGTGGGTTCGGAAGTTCATTGAACACAGATGATTGTTTTGACAAAACCTGTGGACTCTCTCTCATCCCCACACATAGCAATAGCCCTCAAACTCCAGAAGAAAACCACCAAAACCATGGGCAAATAGCTGTTTCTCTCGAGAAAGAGATAAAACTACTCTTCCACAACCAAAACCAGCTGATTTCTGTACAAACGCCCACATTATGATGATTTTTGAGTCTCCCCTTCTATACATATTGCATTTTCCTGATTTCGTACCAAAATCACCTCTTATCTTTCCCTTTTCTTGATTTCCTTCCTAATTAATTCCCACGCAGGGATTATTAGAAACGTGGTGAATCTAGAATCTTCCAAACTCGAGTTTCTGGTCAATCTCGCCCAATTATTGAATTCGGATGGAATCGAGTGGAATGTCCGGTGGTATTTACTCAAACTTGCAACCTAGTATGCTAGGACTAGAAATGTCACTCCACCACAAATTGCCACCTCAGCACCCAATGCCGGCATTCCCCAAATCCAAGAACCAGAGCCTGACGCTGAGCGACGACGACACCAGCGCCGACGACGGCAAGAGGAAAATGTCGCCGTGGCAGAGGATGAAGTGGACCGACAACATGGTGAGGCTGCTCATCATGGTGGTCTTCTACATCGGCGACGAGGTGGGGGCCTCGGAGGCGGCCGAGAAGAAGAAGGGCGCCGGCCTGCTGCAGAAGAAGGGCAAGTGGAAGTCGGTGTCGAGGGCGATGATGGAGAGGGGCTTCTACGTGTCCCCGCAGCAATGCGAGGATAAGTTCAATGATTTGAACAAGCGGTATAAGAGGGTGAATGACATCTTGGGGAAGGGGACTTCTTGCCGCGTCGTTGAGAATCAGGCCTTGCTTGATTCCATGGATTTGCCTCCCAAAGTCAAGGACGAGGTCAAGAAGCTGCTCAATTCCAAGCACTTGTTTTTCAGGGAGATGTGCGCTTATCACAACAGCTGCGCCGCCGCGCAGCCGGAGGGGGCGTGCCTGCACAAGGCCCCCGTCACCCCCAACTTGAACAAAGGGGGCGACGAGGGTGCTACTAAATTAGCCGATGATGACGAGGGTGATGTTGATGaagaggatgaggaggaggaggaggaggaggaggaagacgaggaggaggaggagtaCACGGATGATCAGAGGAAGAGGGCGAGGAGCAAGGGGGTGATTGAGCAGCTGGATGCGGAGATGGGCGGCGTGTTGAGGGATGCCGGGAAGACGGCGGGGGAGAAGAGGCAGTGGCTGAGGGCGAAGCTGATGGCGCTGGAGGAGCAGCGCCTGGGGATCCATTCGCAGTCGTTCGAGCTGGAGAAGCAGCGCCTGAAATGGCTCAAGTTCAGCAGCAAGAAGGAGAGGGAGATGGAGAGGGAGAAGCTGATGAATGAGAGGAGCAAGCTGGAGAATGAGAGGATGCTGCTTCTCATCAAGCAGAAGGAGCTCCATTTCATGGATCCGTCTTCTATTACTGGATGACCAAGATCAATCATTTGTACAGATCATCAACTTCTTCTACTTACTTAAATTTACAAATTTCCATATCAGTAGAGTAGCAAATTAGCTGCTTCTCTTTTCGTATTCGGCGATAAATGAGATTTGAACACGAATTTTTATGAGTTTCTGATGCTGTTACATCTTAATTGAAATGAAGATTGAGAATTTTTGTGTTGCAAAGGGGAAAGAATTGTATGCGTGTGGTGACGAGGATAGCAATAAGACAGTGAACCAACACGTCTGCGTCTGCAGCTGTGTATAATCATCCCATCTTCAGCTTTTCTGTCTGAAAAAGAAATTGTCCATGTTTTGTCCTACTGCAAACCAAAACCAACACGCCATTGCCaacccaaaaattaaaaattgtgagAGCACGCCCAGTGGGACTCGAACCCACAATCGCCTGATTAGAAGTCAGACGCCTTATCCATTAGGCCATGGGCGCTTCATCTCTCCTCATCTACTACTTTAATTTAACAATaagataaaaaacaaaaattagagATATAGTCTCCATATAGGGCACAATGACACGTCAATAAAAGCCACAAGTAAGTTTGTttgtttgcttttttttttgttttgaagaACAGCCACACGTTAGTTATCTGCTCTATAACACAAACGATCACCAAAGTTATATGTTTTGGTTTCTCAACTCTAAATGAGCAGTAATTCGCAAACTTTGCGTTAATTGGATTTTCAAATTCTCGCTGAATGAATTAGGTTATCAAGCTTTATACTATGAGAACCCATAAATGCCACCCACGATTGTCTGAATTCTGAAACTCAACATCTGAGCATCCaattgaatcaaatatttttgctGCAAAAATGGTAAATATTTTCAAAGATAAGATCTTTGCCCCACCTAAATCATACAACAAGCAAGAAATCTGGAAGATTGTTCAGAAAATAGGAATTCAACCATAAACAGAACTCACCGCATTACAAAATGCTAGTTCAATATTTTGAGGCTTTGGTTTCGTTCTAATCTGCAGCAATTATTGCATTCACTAAAAATAGTTAAGATACCACAGTTGTTTCTAGAGAAATATACTCTCCAGTTTTCGACACTCCCACTTGTTATAACTACATTATAGCATCTCAATCTATGCCGCAATTTTCATCCTTGATTGGCAACAAGGAAATCAAAAGGCTTATTTATCCGTTCCCATCACGACTAACATAACTCCCCCAACACACGTATTTGATCGATTTTACGGTGTGGCAATTGAAAAAAATTCACCAACAGGTTCGTGGAAATCGAAGAAGAATCGGATGCTGTCGACGTATTTAATCTTCGAGTTCAATAATCTTTACTACAGATGCATCTCCAACCTTCTGGCAGATCACAACTCGATCGTGTGACTTGATGACTCCTGAGGCTTTTCCATGATCAAGTGCTACCTTGAGAACTGATTCATTGGTTGCATTTGTAGACTCAGCCTATAAGCCAAGCAGCGATGGAGACAAAGCACAAAAAGCCAGCGTTAAACACGTTGACAACAAAACTTGCGGTGAAGAAACATCGCAACCTAAGGTTAAGAACGATTTTCTAAAATATTGCAGCACACAAAGAACTTACAGGATGGCGAGGATCAGCGAGCAGGGGGAAGAGACCTCGTACTAGAAGTGATTGCCTTGCCTgaacatgtttaaataaataaacaagaaAACATAACATGTCTTTGTATTTTTATGTTGTAAGATCAAACTGAGTGTCATTTTGTAAATAAATGGATAGATATTACCTCGAATGCACCACTAAAACTCCACTTCAACTGATTCGTCTTGAGCCTGGGAATGACAACTGATAAAACGGGCATTGTTGGCCTATACTTTGCTATCAGCCTGCACTTAACAGGACAGTGATTGACGCCAGAGACGAATcagaaaattataaatatttagatataccAAACTGATGGGTTACCTAGCAGCCCTTCCAGATGAGGTAAAACATATGATAACAGATGCCTTCACTTTAAGGGCAGCTCGAACCTAAACAAGATTCTGAAAGAATTATCTATACTATGCATGATTGGAAACACGTCAACAATACAAGGAATTGAGTAAAATATCTTCTTTTTgtattgtttttgttttctttgttagAAACATACCGCTGAAGATGCAATAGATTCCAAGTGACTCATGGGCTCGCCAACAAATTTTACAGTCCTCTTGAAGTATTGGTCTTGATTGAAAACCTTCTCAGCCTGCATGGCAATTTGAAAAACAAAGGCTACTTTTTTTAAATACTGTGATTTCCAACTAGAGCAAAAGCTTTAGATTGCTATATGATCAAGTACATAGCCTAGTATCCTAAGGCTAGTAATCTGATTTTTGAAAAGTCTGCTACAAGAGGGGCAATCAAGTTAAGATGTAACCTTGGTTGACATTATACGCAATTAATGCAGCATACCAATGAAATTTCACATGCAACAATTATCAGTCGTTTCAAATACTTTTGTACACACTGGTGAACTTTCATATTATTTGAGGGGTGATGGGGGATCCAACTTGTCCCAATTATAATCCAGGAAAATTACAAAGTTGTAAGAAGAAAAGGCACCTAAGCCAGCCAAAGGAAACTTATAAAGATAGGAAGATTTTGAGTATCAGAAACAATAACATGCGAATGTGAATAAGTATCTTATGATGAGAATATCATGTGCGCTTACTTCAGCACAAATTCTGCCCACAGTAGAAATTGTTTCTACTGGGTATAGTCCACGTAAGGTCTCAGCTCCAAGAAGAATTGCATCACACCCTGTAAATAGTTATTGAAAATCAATCTCATGAGAGGAAATTAAGACAATGTAGTCCTTGCCAGTATTAACAACAAGGAAAATTTAACAATTGCtttaagaaaaacaaaaaaaaagtagataAGAAGGCTTCTTCCAAGATTTAGGAAGCAAATCTAAAGAGAAAATGAGAAGAATTCTTCTAAGATTTCAGGAGAATGCAGTACCATCCAAAACAGCATTGGCAACATCAGTTGCCTCAGCACGAGTAGGCCTAAGATTGTCAGTCATACTATCAACAACACGAGTTACAACTGCTGGCTTTCCAGCCATGTTACACTTATAAACAGCAGATTTTTGGAACAAGAACACCTGCAAATACAGAAGAAAGCTCACTATGAAAAAGCAAGCAGGGAAGTGAAATATCATCAGATTAAGATAAATGGCATGTCGCACCAATACTTCAACAGTAAAGATGCATCATTCTGTGTTTTCTGGGTTAAATAAGTAAAGCCTAGACAGCTAAGGAGACGAGAAGTTCTCATTCCCAAGAATAACCCAAGGAAATATTTGAAATTTGGGAAATTGGATAAAACCAAGTGTTAGGTAAACAAGCAAGGTATTTACACATCATGGCAGATTTATAGTTAAAAATTGAGCCTATTGGGTATTGCATTAATGTATCACACGCATTAAACAATGAGGCAAGAGAATGCATGTTTATCCGTGGTAAGTTATAGCTGTTGGTGACTGCTCACTTCTGGTATCTTGTCTTTGGCGAGAATGGGGACAGAGTTCTGGAGAAATGGCTCTAAGTAGATTTTATACATGACATGTATGTGCTGTTGTAAATTCACCCTAAGATGTACTCTGTACTAGACACATTCAGGGGTTATTTTTACTCAAATCATATAAAAGAATCACAAAACTGACAAATAGGAATAGAATGCCATAAACACACAAATTCACGTTATAATGGAGAggaaacaccccccccccccccaaacaaTCCCTCTAggaaacccccccccccccccccaaaaaaaaaaaaaagagtagtgCTATATGGACAAAATTTGTCTGGACAAAAAAAGGTTAAATACTTTAAAAAATTTGGTTCAAACTTAAAAcaaatttagttaattttattgttttctccacattgtacttttttgtatttttttgacaattttttaaattttaattaattttttgtagtttttgtactttaaaaataataaaaattaaaaagtttattaaaaaattacaatgtggagaaaaaaataaaactaactaaattcttttttattttgaaccaaaaattttaaataaatttatttcttaaaGTATTTAaccaaattttgtccaaatagcattactgaaaaaaaaagaacaattaTCATAACAGCTAACCTTCTCAGGTGGAAGATCTATCCCAAGATTTCCACGCGAAAGAATGATTCCATCAGCTTCCTCTAGAATCTCATCGAAATGGGTTAAACCCTGCAAAGTGAGGGAGTCATTAAAGGAAACTGTTTAACCCCCTTATCTACACCATACGTCATTTTCTGACACTAAAACAAACTGAAACAATAATAAGAAATGAAACAGAAATAGCTTTTGAAATTCACCTCTACATTCTCAATCTTAGCAAAAATTTGTGTCTGACTTAGATCaccaagcttggatagaaaatcACGGGCCTGTATCACAAGAATGCATCAGTAAATTGTTCGATCATAAAAATGCATGCAAACTTGTTAAagtatttcttttcattttcaaagTTACCTCACGAACATCCTCTGCATGGCGGGTATAAGACAATGATAGAAAATCAATTTTGTTTTGAACACCCCAAGAGCTGATAAACTGAAGTAAAAGAGAATTATTAATAGAAGCAATACATTCAATCACATGCATACATAAATTGTAAATTATAAAcaggaaagaaaaaaatatgaagaTGATGGGAAACATCTGTTAAGGTTCTAAGTATACATGAAATATCAAGTTACTGCTCATTGATCTCTATAaagtaaaaagaaaagagatagTTTTAACAAACTACAATAAGAATGGAGGATGATGGATGAACAACGCATGAGGCTTAAGGATTGCGTGAAGAGAGAAGCCATAAAAGGACATCTCTTTAGCCAAATTAATATGAACAAGTACAACCATGCATCGCTTGTTTAATGATATAACTATATAAAGCATCACTTTCTCAATTTCTCTTGGATGCACAAGCATTTTTTGTTATACAACCAAGTAAGAAACTCACATCCAAGACGAAGTATTTTGGAAAAAACCTTTTACGAAAGCATTAGACAAAGGAAGCACAAGACATGCATCCCCCTTTATCCTACACAAACCTGTTTATCCTTATCAGACAGAGTTGGGAGTTCAATACGAATTTgagaagcatgtaatgtaaatAATGATCCAGCCAATGTTGCAGAGTTCTTGACTGCGCAGACCACATCATTGCCTTTTACTTCATTTACCTGCACAGAAAAACCACCAATATCTAGCAATGAAAAACCTCAAACATATAATTGAGAAATACCAGGctaaagaagagagaagaaagCCTCGCTatgaaaaatgtaaataaatgaCACTAATTGATATCCACACTCTAGACATACCTCAAGCCACACAGAAGTGCTTTCACTTCCTGTAAATAGGTATTGGCCAATAAAAATGGTGTCTCCCTTCTTCACAGCCTGCGAGAATCCGAGAAATATGACTTAGTATAGACTAGGGAGACTAGTTTATAAAGAATGCGGCCACCAACCATGCTGAACGAATTTACACATCACAAAACGATAGATCCATTTGAGGAAAATGCAGCTTCAAATTCAGGGCATGATCAGGGCAACTACAGACTGCAAGAACTTACCTCAACATTCATAATTCATGATCCTaggcttttttttttaaatccagCACAGGACTTTTAACATTGGAACATAGAGTTCAAGTTTACTGTGGGTACTGGATATTTACAAAGTATACACACACAGACATAAACGAAAAGATCGTTTACTCGAAGGATTCCTTGATCCTGACCAAACTACTCCGTCAAAAGAGTGTTTTTCTACCTCTCTAGCAGGTCATTCTAGAATCAACTTTCTCATTAAGTTGCAAATGAACTAGATTCTATGTATGGATTTGTGTTTCTGTAGGCAGCCAGTTTCCCACATTCACAGTAACTAATTGAACCAATTAATTTCCTATATCTACACACACGGAGAGACACGGGCAAACTTTCCTTTCTCACAATGTGATAAAGTAATTGGGATACTTTGACAGGTTTTTTCATTGATATCCTGACGGATGTTAGCAACAAGAAATGATGCCAATTACTAAAACTGAAGACAGTTGAACGAAGTCGATAAATTTTTGCAAGGAATCCATATTTTTGGAAGGAAACAAACAACCAGCAAATGACATACTTACTAAAATCCCAACACATAAAGCTACCAGCTAATGATGAAGAGGATAGATGCATTTGAACCTTGGCGAGTCCAGCAAAGTTGATCGGCAAAATTTCATTCGAAGCTTCTTGACCTTGATCGGGGGTCAGAATGACATTTTCATCAGCCTTAAGTGTTATAGCCTTTTCCGCTTTATTAACCACTTGCAACTCAGGGCCCACTGTGTCTAGCATAACCTGCAAACAAAGAAAGTAAGAATCAACCATATACACTGAGTTCCCTCTCGTCCATTGAACTAAATTTGCTCCCCCCCTCCACCCTCCCTCCCCAAACGAAAAGAAACACACACACTAAATCTACTACATAAACTCCAATTTCATATCACAATCTTAATTCTTAAGCCAGGATTATATAAATCAGACAACAAGAGAAACATCATTAGAAATTGTATAAAGAAATCCAATGAATGATTTAGATAGAGTAATCTAATAAAGTAATATACGTACAGCACAGAGTTTCTTAGTGCTCTTAATCGCAGTCTTCAAATTTTCTAGAGTTCCCTGATGATACTCGGCATCACCCAACGAAAAATCAAATCTCGCCACTGCcgaaacagagagagagagtaagaacTTCATATAAATCAGAACACTGACCTCATCAAAAAGGGAACTCGATTCAATTACCAGTCATTCCAGCTTTAAGACAAGCAGAAATAACATCGACGGTTCGTGAGCGCGAGCCCAACGTCCCCACAATCTTCGCCATTGCGGGGAAGAAACCCTGCGGCCAAATCGTTCATGCAAATATCAAAATCATGCATGCGCAGATCTATACAAAATTTAGAATCTCCAAACACACACACTAACCGCTTTGGATGGCTCCAGAATGGAGGCCATGCGGATTGGCTCCTCGAGCAGCAGGTGATTCGAATGCATCTTTTTCGAAATTGAAATTCCCGGCGAATAATTGATTACActggaagacgaagaagaaaaaTTGAACGGTTTGGTCTATgcagagaaaaaaaaagtacgATACCACTACTAGTATTCTTTCATCAATTTCCTGTTTTAGTTAATACTTCtgtgttttatttaattttttttttctctctcaagtACTTCTGTGTTTTATTTCACAAATTCTCCTATGCACGTGCACCCGGGTGTGCAGTGTCATTTCGACAATATGATAGTGTTATTTAATGTTAGTATTATTTCAATATAGTATTAATGTCATTTCGCgacaatgttatttatataacatgatagtgatCATTTAAtgtaagtgttagtgtcattttgcaTCACGGTGCACGGTGCACCCAGGTGCACAGGAGACCACCTcgttttattttatgctttacGTTTTAAAATTATCCAAATAATGTTTTGGTCCAAATTTATGTTGGCTTCATACTAGTAATTTTTTTGGTTCGAAAAAAGgatcaataatttttttggttCAATTTCTAAAGAAAAATGTTGTCAACATTCGGTAGGGGtgttcctcaaaaaaaaaaaaatatataggtaGGGGGACTTTGAGGAAAATGAGAattggttaattaattgcaaattattttatgattacGATAAAAATTGTTTTTTAACCAAAAACTTGataaaaacttttttttatatttttattttaaaaaattgataaaaactTGTATAAGTTCTTCTTCGCTATAAATTTAGAGAAAAGTGATAATTTTTTCTAAACAAAAGTAATATTTGTTGGTTAATATCTAATAACAAAAC is a window encoding:
- the LOC130997908 gene encoding trihelix transcription factor ENAP1, producing MESSGMSGGIYSNLQPSMLGLEMSLHHKLPPQHPMPAFPKSKNQSLTLSDDDTSADDGKRKMSPWQRMKWTDNMVRLLIMVVFYIGDEVGASEAAEKKKGAGLLQKKGKWKSVSRAMMERGFYVSPQQCEDKFNDLNKRYKRVNDILGKGTSCRVVENQALLDSMDLPPKVKDEVKKLLNSKHLFFREMCAYHNSCAAAQPEGACLHKAPVTPNLNKGGDEGATKLADDDEGDVDEEDEEEEEEEEEDEEEEEYTDDQRKRARSKGVIEQLDAEMGGVLRDAGKTAGEKRQWLRAKLMALEEQRLGIHSQSFELEKQRLKWLKFSSKKEREMEREKLMNERSKLENERMLLLIKQKELHFMDPSSITG
- the LOC130997909 gene encoding pyruvate kinase 1, cytosolic-like; this translates as MHSNHLLLEEPIRMASILEPSKAGFFPAMAKIVGTLGSRSRTVDVISACLKAGMTVARFDFSLGDAEYHQGTLENLKTAIKSTKKLCAVMLDTVGPELQVVNKAEKAITLKADENVILTPDQGQEASNEILPINFAGLAKAVKKGDTIFIGQYLFTGSESTSVWLEVNEVKGNDVVCAVKNSATLAGSLFTLHASQIRIELPTLSDKDKQFISSWGVQNKIDFLSLSYTRHAEDVREARDFLSKLGDLSQTQIFAKIENVEGLTHFDEILEEADGIILSRGNLGIDLPPEKVFLFQKSAVYKCNMAGKPAVVTRVVDSMTDNLRPTRAEATDVANAVLDGCDAILLGAETLRGLYPVETISTVGRICAEAEKVFNQDQYFKRTVKFVGEPMSHLESIASSAVRAALKVKASVIICFTSSGRAARLIAKYRPTMPVLSVVIPRLKTNQLKWSFSGAFEARQSLLVRGLFPLLADPRHPAESTNATNESVLKVALDHGKASGVIKSHDRVVICQKVGDASVVKIIELED